Part of the Pseudomonas sp. M30-35 genome is shown below.
CGAGGCATTCCTTCCGGTGCTGGTCAAAGGCGATTTGCGCGAGTACGAGGCACGTATGCCCTCGCTTCATCTGCACCGGGTCAAGCTAAATTGCCTTACGCATTGCTCGCAACTCAGCGTGAATACCCTGGCGCGGGCGATTACAGCTCATGTAATGGCGCTATTCGAGCAATATGGACAGCGTGCCACGGATGTGGCGATGCGTAACAGTTGCCATTAACTCAGGCTGGTTAATGACCTATCTGCTCTTTTAGGCCTCGACTATGGGTTGGGGGTGTTCTGCGTCAGTGGTTCTTATAGTGGTAATCAGAAAGAAGGTTACTAGCTTTCGTCAGATAAGAACCCTGGAGGCGGTATGTATTCGGTTTCCCGATTTAGAAAAAATGCATTGGCATTGCTCTGTGCTGGACTAACCAGTGCCGGTGTCAGTGCGCAAATGATCGAGATGGCGGATAAAGAGCTTTCAGGTGTGTCTGGCCAAGCGTTCATCAACCTGACAACCGATCAAAATGCAGGTGTTGACTACACCCGCTTGAACCTTGGCCTGAATGTTGAAACCCAGTTAAATATCAAAAAGCTCGAATTAGGCAAATATGATCGTGCGGGTGAGGACGCAGGTACTGCAGATATTCTGATCAACAATTTTGCTTTGGGCACGGTAAACGCAGACGACACGATCAACCCGTTTCAAATTACTGATCCCTATTTAGAGCTGGCATACGATGGCAATAAAGTCATTGGTGTCAGAGTCGGTTTTGGTGAAGCGAAAGGGTATCTTTCCGGTGATATAGAGCGTTTGACTGGCAATATTCCAATCAAAATCGAAGGCTCGGCCGCGCCGATATTTAAATCAGCTAATACGTTTGAAGATATTCTCCTGACCGTTGCAGGCGTTACCAGGCGTACAGCACTTCAAGCTGATGCTAGCCTGGTTACTCAAGATGGAGACCCCGACTCAATTCGCGCGACGTACTCAGGGCTTGAGAACGGTCAAAGGTTGAGTTGCAGTGATTGCAATTTGACTGGTTTCACCGATGCGCTGCTTAGTTTATTTGCCTCAAGAGGTTGTGAGGTTCTCTCACTGCCCACTTGCTTCCCGTTAAGCAACTTTAAATCCCTGCCTGTCGGCAATTTGAACTTGGCTGACAACCCAAATACCGCTGCGATAGAGGGGGCCGCTCGAGGATTCTTTTTGTCCTTGCAAACCCAAGATGTTGCCTGGCGTGACAGGGACAGCAATGCATTTCGTAATGTTCTTGCTGGCGCATTTCTAAATATTCCTAACTATCGCGATGAGAACGGCAACGTAGTGGCGCCGATTAAACTCAATTTTGAACAGGCCTTTAACGGTATCGCGCGACAGGATACCTGCTTGGGTTCTGCGACCGTGGGGTGCTGAAAATGAACCGTTTATTTTGCATGCTATGGGGGGCTTTGTTTGTGCTTCCGGTGCAAGCTGATCTGCAAGAAATGGACGATCAGCAACTTGCAGGCGTCAATGGCCAAGGCATTGCTTTTTCGTTGGAGGGCATCCTGCTTGATGCTTCTGAATCGAGCATATTCATTAACGATATTACCAATGCCTCGGGTGAAAATATCCCGATATCGGTCCATGAGTTCTACTTTGCCTCAACCGGAAGTAACAAAGGGAGCAACCTGCAACCGGTCAACCTTGGGCGTCTCAACAATCCGTTCAAGCTTCAATTTGGCAACGGGGAAGATCTGTTAACGCTAAGAGATGATGGTGTTTGGGTGCAAACGACACCCAATGAAGTCGCTATTTTAGAACTGAAGTTTCCCGAGCGTTTGACCGGTGTTATGGGGCAACCTTGCATTGCTGGATTTGCTGCAGCCGGTACTAACTGCTCAAGCCGTCTCAGTGAACGCCTCGATGCAGGTATTCGCTTTGATTTTCAAGTCGCAGCAGGGCGTACCGACATACTTAATATCGACATAGTCGAGTTGATTATGGATGGCAGCTATCTACGGCTTTGGGGCGATGAAACACGGGATCAGTTAGTCGGCGAAGCACGGATTAATCTCTTCGCAAAACGCATCGATTTAATGTCTTGTATCCCCGGCTCAGCGAACTGCGCCAGTGAGCAGGAACAAGCTGATCGCACTTTAAGCTTTAGTAATACCTACGCAAATGTTGCTTTAGGTTACGGCAAGAGCCAACCGTTATTGTTTGATGTGACGAGTGATGGTCAGTTTGTACTTGAACTACCCAATCCTGTTCGCCGTAACGCGGATGGTTCTGCTCGCTCAGTTGCTGAACGTAATGACATCGCCACTGATTTCTATACCAATGCCCCAAGAACCAATGTCGTTATCGGTAACTTAAGTTCTGGTAATAGAAATACTTTGTCCGGTGGATATAACTATGGTCAGAACACCATCAAAGGGTTGGGCATCAATTACCTAAAGGCGACTAGCCGTGATTTATAAAGTGCTTTGTGTGGCTGCTCTCATATTCTCGCCATCTTTATACGCAGAAATGCAGGCGCTTGATGATGCTACTTTGAGCGAATTAAGCGGGCAGGGTGGCGTGTACCTGTCGGGTGAACTAAGTATCAACAAAAATGGTGGTGTTCTGTGGGACACACCAACCACTAACAACCCTGGTGCCTGGGCTGCAAACCAACGTAGCTGTGCGGCTGCGAATGCATCCGTTGCAGCTGATTGCGGTTTGCGTGTAGCCGTACGAGCCGAAAAAACGGGTGGGTGGTATGTGCTGGATAATATAAAAGGCATTTTTAGCTTTGAAGGTTTGACCTTTCGTACTCGTACTATCAACAGTGGTTTTGATGGGGATGGCGCAATATTTAATCAAGATGTATTGGAGTTTGGTTTGCCGAACGAGATTACTTTTAAAGATGCCAACTACACATTCGGTGTTGCTAATCAAGGCAGTTGGAGAAATAACGCACTCAGTACAGCGCAAGGCGGCGACCCTAGTTACCAGCAAACTAATATCTTCTCTGTCACGATTGATGGTGTCACCCGTGTTCAAGGCAATATTCTAGTTTTTCCGAGTAACTGAGGACTTAAGTCATGTATCGTTATTCAATGGGTCTTATTGGCCTTTTCAGTTCGGTTCTGCAGGCCATGCAAGCGCTTGATGATAACGACCTGTCAGCAGTTACGGGGCAAGACGGTATTAGCATACAGACGAGCGGGCCGGGTTGGTCCGTAAGCAGTATTGATTATGCTCAAGACGGGCAGACACTGAGCCTTAAAAATGTCAGTAGTCGGCCGCAATCAGCCAACGCTGCTTCAAATACAACAATAGATGTCTTGGGCGGCCAACTTCAGGTTGAGCATAAAGGACGTGCTAATGAGTTGTCCGTGGGTAAGGTTGAAATCGCAGGCAACCCGAATAACTTTGGCAGTCTACGTATGTTTTCAACATTGGGCGCCAGCCTGAAGTTGAGGGGCGGAGGTGCAAGTGGTGTTAGTGGGTTCTCGATTGATGACAGCAAACTTTCACTGACCGATACTACATTTTACTACCGTGATAATGGACTTGACCTAGTCGTTAAAGGGGTTTCGTTCGATACCTTTCTGAATAATGCCTATATAGATATTGTGAGTGGCGGCAATGGCGAACAGGTAAAGCTTGATCTTGGCGACACACGCTTTGTTGCTTCGGTTGCGGGTATTGGCCTTGACCTTGCTCATTCTGATGCTGTCGCTGGTAATCCAGCTACGCCAAGTGCCCCTGATAGTCGTGACCCGCAGTCAGGGCGCAGCTTTGGCCAGCTAAATATGGATCTACGGCTTGGTGGTAGCATCAGTATCGCGGGTGGTGGCCAGAGCGGAGAGGGATTACGCCTGATACCTGACATCACTATTGCCAACAGCCTTTTTCAATACACAGACTCTGGGGTATTACGTGCTGAAAACTACTCAGGCGTGGTTGCTAGCCAATCAGGCTTGACCCTCGACTTTGAACAAGACGCCCAGGGCAGCTATGTAAAGTTAGCGTTTGAAGATCTCAACCTCGCCGCAGAGCTGCAAGGGTTGATTATTGGTGATCCTGCTAGTCAAAGAGTCGGTAGTGTCGGCTTTGACCTCAGTTTTCAAAATCAAGGCGGGTATGAAAACTATCTCAAGTTACGGCCGGGAGGAGATACCAACTCAGGCAGCGAAGGGATAACAGCAGATGTTAGTTGGAGTTTGGCTGATGGCGCTTTATCGCTGACCGATAACGGTAACAGTTTGTGGTTTAGCGGCTTGCGCAGCTACGGTACAGGCCAAGTGGCAGTTGATATAACCAAAAGCTGTGCGACTGGACTTGCTGCGGGTTGTTACTCCGGGCTCAATGACCTTGACCCTTCTAGCGGGAGTTATGACGGGTATTTCGATGGTATTCGATTTGGTCTTAACAATGTCGTTGGTCGTTATAGTCTCGATGGGATACGTGTTGGGAAGCCTGATGCACCACTCCAAGGCGGTAGCGAGCTACTGGTGTTACTCGCGATTTTTCCAGCTTACGATTTCACCCTTAATGGCCAGTTGACAATTAAGCCTGGCGGCTTTGTTGGTGATGGTTTTGGTTTTAATGCTGATTTCTATACCACCGAAGCGAATGCGGCGATCACAGTTGATGAAAATAGTCAGGGCTTATGGCTGAGTGGTGCCGAGTATGAGATGCATTATCGTGATGGCTCTGTGGATGTCAGCAATCAGGGAGTTGAGTTCAGAAAAGGCACTTATTGGTCAAAGCTTGATGTCTCCGATTTGCGCCTAGGCGATAAAGACACCGGAAGAAGCGTAGGCAGAATTGTGCTTAAGCGTTATGAGCGGGACTCACTACTAGCATTGAGCTCCGGTGGCGCAGGCGCATTGTGTGTCGGTGGTACAGGGGCGAGTGCTGGCGCTTGTTCTGCAAGTGGCGGGCGCTGGGATGATCGCGGCAATGAAGGGCTTAGCGCTAAATTGAAGAGTGTTTTTGTTCGGGACAACTCTGGCAGCCCAGAGAATGCTGTCTCAAACAATGATAAACGTAACCAGTTTATCCTCGAAAACGGCCGGGTAAATAACGTCAATGGCAGTGGTAGTCAGTGGGTTATTGATAATTTCTATACTTCAGATGGTGACCCTGCGAATCCCGATCAAAATACCTATGGCTTTAATGTCGACCTAGGTTTGGATGTTGCGCCTTCCAGTGTCTGTATAAAAAACAGTACCGGCTGTACACCAATTACCCCTGACCCACTTGGGTTTGCAGTGAACGCACGCGCACATTTCAAAGAGATCAATATCGAGCGGTTTCAAAATGTTCATCCCACAGGTGGCAGTGTTACCTCCTTCTATGGTGTGAAACTACAAAACGCGGATATCCGCGCAAACCTTACCGCTACACCGATCAATTGAGCGTGTGATTATCCTCATGGATCACAAGCGCCCTGGATTGCGCTGGCCGCTCGGTGCCAATCCGGGAAATCACTAACCCCCATTCCTATTAGAAATTGCTCTCGCTCTCACCTGCATAAATAAAGGCGATCAAGGGAATACGCTGGCTCCTCTGGCAAAGAGTGGGCGTATTGTTATTGGTCATGGCTGTGTTACTGGTATTCTTGGGGCACCTGTTAAGCCTTGCATAAGTGCTTTGGGCTCAATGCAGGTAGGCCAATAAGCACATCCACAGGTAGTTGACCTTTGATTCCAGAATTACGCCGCAGGGCTTATTTGAGTGCAATGCAGGTCGCCAATTGGCTGCCTCGTGTGGCATTACCCTTTGCTGCGCCTTCGCGGCCAGAGCTGTTAGAGCCACTTGAGGAGCCGATTGTAGAGGCTCAGCCGCAGGCAACTGCTGCCCCAGGGACACAACCAGCCGTTGATGTATCTGCAGTCGCACGGCCTCGAGTTGAAGTACCTCGGCCCAAGCCGCACGAGCGCAATGTCCGTCCAGCAGTGGGTGATGAGCAGCAGACGCCAACGTCTTCAGTTAAACCCAAAGTAGAACCGCCTCCGCGTTTTGCTTTACAGCTGCTGCGCGCAGGCCATTGTGCAATATTGGTTGAGCTACCCACCGGTGAGCCTTTGCAAGGGCGCGATCCAGCCTATTTGCTCCTCAAGGATATACTCCGCGCTGCTGGCTTGCCGGATAGCCCGCATATAGTTGGCCAACCCGTGCGCTGGCCATTATTGTCTAGTGGCAACATGGACCAAGGACCGGCTGCAGCCCTCGAATTCGTGCAGAGCTTTGTTGCGGCTCGCTTAGAAGAACAGGAGCCATGCACTTGCTTATGGCTAGTGGGTTTGCCGGCGATTCGCTTTGCCGGTGAAACTGATGCAAGTGACTACAACCGAGAGTTGCAAATTGAAGGCATTGGTAGTGCCTGGGCAGTACCTGGCCTGGAGCTGTTAATGGATGAGCCTGCACGCAAAGCTGCGCTGTGGCAGGCAATGCGTCGCGTAAGTCAACGTTGGATGAGTCTGCAGGAATGAGTGACGTACTATCGTTCCGCCCTATGACAGAGGCGGATATTGAGGCTGTACTAAAAATTGAGTACGCCGCTTACAGCCATCCATGGACACGCGGTACTTTCACTGACAGCCTCAAGTCTTACGACACTTGGGTGATGTTTGTAGGTTCGCAACAGGTGGGGCACGGTGTCATCAATGTGATCATCGATGAAGCACACCTGCTCAATATCACGGTTAAGCCTGAAAGTCAGGGCTGTGGATATGGTCTGCGCTTACTTGAGTTCCTGATGCAACGTGCAATGGAGCTAAAGGCGGGGGAGTGTTTTCTGGAGGTTCGCTCTAGTAATCAGGCGGCCTATCGGCTCTATGAGCGCTACGGCTTCAATGAAATAGGCCGCCGCCGAGATTATTACCCTGCGGTCGGCGGTCGCGAAGATGCTCTGGTTATGGCTTGTACGCTGATAGATTAAACACGTTACTGCTATTCAATCGTTCTGGGTGCTGTTCTCAGTATTGGTGGCGACGATGCACGCAACTGTGACCGTTACGCGAACCGGCTTGTCAAACCTTCATTGCGGCGCTTGAAGCGCACCTCAGTATTTTTGGAGTAAATGGAATGAGTGATTTACAACACCTCTTCGATAACAACGAACGGTGGGCGCAGGCAATCACTCAGCGCGATCCAGAGTTCTTTGCCAAACTGGCACGGCAACAGACGCCCGAATATTTGTGGATTGGATGCTCAGATGCGCGCGTACCGGCCAACGAGATTGTTGGCATGCTACCCGGCGACTTGTTTGTGCACCGTAACGTTGCCAACGTGGTGCTTCACACTGACATGAATTGCCTATCGGTGATCCAGTACGCGGTCGAGGTGCTGAAGGTTAAGCATATTCTGGTCACCGGCCATTACGGCTGCGGAGGTGTGCGCACCGCTATGCAAAACCGCCAGTACGGCCTCATCGATGGCTGGTTACGGACTATTCGTGATCTCTACTACGAGCACCGCAATGATCTCGAAAAGCTAGCCAACGAAGAAGACCGGGTCGATCGCCTGTGTGAACTCAATGTCATGCAGCAAGTCGCCAATGTCAGCCACACAACCATCGTGCAAAACGCTTGGCATCGTGGCGAGTCGCTGTCTGTGCACGGCTGTATCTACGGCATCAAAGACGGTCGCTGGAAGGACTTGAACGTGACCGTCGACGGTATTGATCAACTGCCAGCACAATACAGGTTACTCCCCGTCAGCCCTAAATAACCGATATGAAAAACTCTCGCACATGGGCCACGCTCGGCCTATTGCTCGCCATATTGTGCTGGTCAGGGAATGCGTTGGTTGCCCGAGCGGTTCACAATGACATCTCGCCATTTGCCTTAGCATTCTGGCGCTGGAGCCTTGCCTGTGCGCTGCTCTTGCCGTTTGTGATTGTGCCGCTACGCCGCCATATCGCCGATTTGAAACATGCCGGTTGGCGTTTATTGGTGCTCTCTGCTTGCGGCATCAGCGCCTATAACTCACTGCTCTACAGCGCAGCGCAAACGACCGTCGCGATCAACATCACGCTGGTGAGTACATGTTTGCCGCTGGTGACCTTTATCGGCGGGGGCCTACTGCTCGGCGAATGGCCTGCGCGACGTGCTTGGCTGGGCATGTTTATCGCGGCGATCGGCTTGTTGATTTTGATTACCCAGGGTAGCTGGGCGACGCTGACTTCAATGTCGTTCAACCCTGGTGACTTGATCATGCTGCTGGCTGTGACGGATTGGGCCTTGTACTCCTTGCTGCTCCGGCGTTGGTCCAAGTACTTGCAGCCCATACCTCCGCTGGCGCTGCTGGGCGTACTGATGGTGCTCGGTGTGCCGATGATTCTGCCGTTTTACCTGTTCGAGCTGGCCCAAGGGGCTCAAGTCAATATAAATGCTACAACCATTGGCGCGATTATCTATACGGCGCTGTTTGCATCCTTGGTCGCCTACCTCGCATGGAACCACGGCATTCGTGTGGTTGGCGCAGCAAAAGCTGCGCTGACCAGTTACTTAATGCCGGTGTTCACAGCGGTTTTGGCTTGGCTTCTGCTGGGCGAAAGCTTGCAGGCATATCACTGGGTTGGTGGTGCCTTGATCTTCAGTGGCCTGTTGCTGGCAACCCAAATGAGAGCCAACAATGCACCCAAGGTCCAGGCTAGGGTGATTGACTAGCTCGGGACCTGTAATTGCAAGCCGCTCGCAGCGAGTTTCAGCCACAGCATCGTGGCAACGAAACCAAGCAGGCTCAGCACTGTATAGCCGACCACAATCCCCAGCGCGATCTGCTTCCACAAACCCGCGTAGTTAGGGCTGGGCTTCGCGCGATAGTGTTCAATATCGCGCTCAGCGCGCAGATTTTCAAAGTTGTTGCTCACAGCATCGCTCCATACATTCGGGCGCAGGGTATTGCAGGCTTGCGGCCCGTAAACACTGCTAGATTGGTTGCTGATTATGCGGCTCTTCGAGTGCGCCGTATGCTGAAATTATTGCGCCTGTACGCGATTTTACGGCATGGTTGCGGCCGATATCGTTGTGCAAACTGAAGCGCACAGCAAAGAGTAATCAAGAGGTGTTCAAGCATGCACAGGGTTTCCCTCCAAGACGCCGCCGCGCCAGAAGGTATCTGTTATGGCTGCGGCAGTAGCAACCCGCATGGGTTGCATGTCAAAAGCTACTGGCATGAGGATGGCGTGCACATCATGGCTGAGTACTTGCCAGATGAAAAATACACCGGCTGGCCAGAACTGGTTTACGGCGGGTTAATTGCGATGCTGGTTGATTGCCATTCCAACTGGACCGCGATGGCCTACCACTTTCGCGCAGAGGGTAGAGAAGTCGGCAGTCTGCCGCGCATTGACTGCGTCACCGGCAACCTCGGTATAAAGTTTATCAAGCCAACCCCAATGGGCGTGCCACTCACCCTGCGCGCTAAAGTTGAAGGCGAAGTAGGACGCAAGAGCCGAATTATCTGCGAGGTGTACGCAGGCGATGTGCTTACGGCAATTGGTGATTCAATATTTGTACGCGTCGACACCGCACAACTAAGTGCCGCAGCGCATGGGCGATGAGACGAACACATGTAAAGGGCACTAGGGAATAGCGCTCGCGCGCGCAAACAAGGGCTTGAACCCGGACCCTTGCATTATGAGTCGCCTGTGGTCCTGCTGGCGGTCCCTTAGCTACTCATGAAATGAGGCTTTAAGTCCCTTGGCCCCCTCATACTCTCAGTCCTTCACATAAAAGGCTTGGTGGTCACCTTGCGACCGCGTTTGACGCGGATGCGTCTTGGTCTCTTTCCTGTGAGGTGCTGTAACCATAGGGCTATGCGCTTCGGGCTTGATGATGGCAATTTAGTGGTGCAGTATTCTTGAAAAAATCCACTTTGACACTATCTACAAGCTGTAAGGATGAACAGGTGTGCAAGGATGACAGTGCTTAAAATTGCTACTA
Proteins encoded:
- a CDS encoding PaaI family thioesterase encodes the protein MHRVSLQDAAAPEGICYGCGSSNPHGLHVKSYWHEDGVHIMAEYLPDEKYTGWPELVYGGLIAMLVDCHSNWTAMAYHFRAEGREVGSLPRIDCVTGNLGIKFIKPTPMGVPLTLRAKVEGEVGRKSRIICEVYAGDVLTAIGDSIFVRVDTAQLSAAAHGR
- the rimI gene encoding ribosomal protein S18-alanine N-acetyltransferase; amino-acid sequence: MSDVLSFRPMTEADIEAVLKIEYAAYSHPWTRGTFTDSLKSYDTWVMFVGSQQVGHGVINVIIDEAHLLNITVKPESQGCGYGLRLLEFLMQRAMELKAGECFLEVRSSNQAAYRLYERYGFNEIGRRRDYYPAVGGREDALVMACTLID
- a CDS encoding DUF6160 family protein, whose protein sequence is MYRYSMGLIGLFSSVLQAMQALDDNDLSAVTGQDGISIQTSGPGWSVSSIDYAQDGQTLSLKNVSSRPQSANAASNTTIDVLGGQLQVEHKGRANELSVGKVEIAGNPNNFGSLRMFSTLGASLKLRGGGASGVSGFSIDDSKLSLTDTTFYYRDNGLDLVVKGVSFDTFLNNAYIDIVSGGNGEQVKLDLGDTRFVASVAGIGLDLAHSDAVAGNPATPSAPDSRDPQSGRSFGQLNMDLRLGGSISIAGGGQSGEGLRLIPDITIANSLFQYTDSGVLRAENYSGVVASQSGLTLDFEQDAQGSYVKLAFEDLNLAAELQGLIIGDPASQRVGSVGFDLSFQNQGGYENYLKLRPGGDTNSGSEGITADVSWSLADGALSLTDNGNSLWFSGLRSYGTGQVAVDITKSCATGLAAGCYSGLNDLDPSSGSYDGYFDGIRFGLNNVVGRYSLDGIRVGKPDAPLQGGSELLVLLAIFPAYDFTLNGQLTIKPGGFVGDGFGFNADFYTTEANAAITVDENSQGLWLSGAEYEMHYRDGSVDVSNQGVEFRKGTYWSKLDVSDLRLGDKDTGRSVGRIVLKRYERDSLLALSSGGAGALCVGGTGASAGACSASGGRWDDRGNEGLSAKLKSVFVRDNSGSPENAVSNNDKRNQFILENGRVNNVNGSGSQWVIDNFYTSDGDPANPDQNTYGFNVDLGLDVAPSSVCIKNSTGCTPITPDPLGFAVNARAHFKEINIERFQNVHPTGGSVTSFYGVKLQNADIRANLTATPIN
- a CDS encoding DMT family transporter gives rise to the protein MKNSRTWATLGLLLAILCWSGNALVARAVHNDISPFALAFWRWSLACALLLPFVIVPLRRHIADLKHAGWRLLVLSACGISAYNSLLYSAAQTTVAINITLVSTCLPLVTFIGGGLLLGEWPARRAWLGMFIAAIGLLILITQGSWATLTSMSFNPGDLIMLLAVTDWALYSLLLRRWSKYLQPIPPLALLGVLMVLGVPMILPFYLFELAQGAQVNINATTIGAIIYTALFASLVAYLAWNHGIRVVGAAKAALTSYLMPVFTAVLAWLLLGESLQAYHWVGGALIFSGLLLATQMRANNAPKVQARVID
- a CDS encoding energy transducer TonB — its product is MIPELRRRAYLSAMQVANWLPRVALPFAAPSRPELLEPLEEPIVEAQPQATAAPGTQPAVDVSAVARPRVEVPRPKPHERNVRPAVGDEQQTPTSSVKPKVEPPPRFALQLLRAGHCAILVELPTGEPLQGRDPAYLLLKDILRAAGLPDSPHIVGQPVRWPLLSSGNMDQGPAAALEFVQSFVAARLEEQEPCTCLWLVGLPAIRFAGETDASDYNRELQIEGIGSAWAVPGLELLMDEPARKAALWQAMRRVSQRWMSLQE
- the can gene encoding carbonate dehydratase gives rise to the protein MSDLQHLFDNNERWAQAITQRDPEFFAKLARQQTPEYLWIGCSDARVPANEIVGMLPGDLFVHRNVANVVLHTDMNCLSVIQYAVEVLKVKHILVTGHYGCGGVRTAMQNRQYGLIDGWLRTIRDLYYEHRNDLEKLANEEDRVDRLCELNVMQQVANVSHTTIVQNAWHRGESLSVHGCIYGIKDGRWKDLNVTVDGIDQLPAQYRLLPVSPK
- a CDS encoding DUF6160 family protein, whose amino-acid sequence is MIYKVLCVAALIFSPSLYAEMQALDDATLSELSGQGGVYLSGELSINKNGGVLWDTPTTNNPGAWAANQRSCAAANASVAADCGLRVAVRAEKTGGWYVLDNIKGIFSFEGLTFRTRTINSGFDGDGAIFNQDVLEFGLPNEITFKDANYTFGVANQGSWRNNALSTAQGGDPSYQQTNIFSVTIDGVTRVQGNILVFPSN